One stretch of Natronobacterium gregoryi SP2 DNA includes these proteins:
- the hmgB gene encoding hydroxymethylglutaryl-CoA synthase, with protein sequence MTAVGIDAVEIWTGNLELDLPGTFAPQKGEDPEKYTKGLGLYTSSFPDSYEDIVTMGANAAHRLMERKGLETDDIGRIDVATESAFDNSKPVSTYVAGCLEQVFDGDFHHANKGERKFACIAGTQSLDDAYNWIKAGRNRGRGALVIATDTALYARGDAGEATQGAGAVAMYIAEDPSLVELSAEQGYGSADETDFLKPNQQFPSVDGKRSVQVYLARMREALEDFKSVTEPLHPDDFAYVPFHTPFPGMVRKAALLGYRNMVRNTSIEDELADQIGRQPRPEAFDDDEDYRDALREYMDELEETDRYQEWYEATIDPTLTISRNVGNWYTGSVHVARISALKHAFEEGREMTGERLLVGSYGSGAQAEIHAETVCDGWEEEIEALNVDEQLEDRYDLEWADYEEIHDAHNHDVDSDVEELTTPDGEFVFDGWGRMGERKYRYVE encoded by the coding sequence ATGACAGCAGTCGGTATCGACGCGGTCGAAATCTGGACCGGGAATCTCGAACTCGACTTGCCCGGCACGTTCGCCCCCCAGAAAGGCGAAGACCCGGAAAAGTACACGAAAGGCCTCGGTCTCTACACCAGTTCGTTTCCCGACAGTTACGAGGACATCGTCACGATGGGTGCAAACGCCGCTCATCGCTTGATGGAACGCAAAGGCCTCGAGACCGACGATATCGGCCGTATCGATGTCGCCACCGAGAGCGCGTTCGACAACTCGAAGCCGGTTTCGACGTACGTCGCTGGCTGTCTCGAGCAGGTCTTCGACGGCGACTTTCACCACGCGAACAAAGGCGAGCGGAAGTTCGCCTGTATCGCGGGGACACAGAGCCTGGATGACGCGTACAACTGGATCAAGGCGGGCCGCAATCGTGGTCGTGGCGCGCTCGTGATTGCGACAGACACGGCACTGTACGCTCGCGGCGACGCCGGCGAGGCGACCCAGGGTGCCGGTGCCGTCGCGATGTACATCGCCGAGGACCCCAGCCTGGTCGAACTCTCGGCCGAACAGGGGTACGGGTCGGCCGACGAGACCGACTTCCTCAAACCGAACCAGCAGTTCCCCTCCGTCGACGGCAAACGCTCCGTGCAGGTGTATCTCGCCCGCATGCGCGAGGCACTCGAGGACTTCAAGTCGGTCACTGAACCGCTGCATCCGGACGACTTCGCGTACGTTCCGTTCCACACGCCGTTCCCCGGTATGGTCCGGAAGGCTGCGTTGCTTGGCTACCGGAACATGGTCCGGAACACGAGCATCGAGGACGAACTGGCCGACCAGATCGGTCGCCAGCCACGCCCCGAGGCGTTCGACGACGACGAAGACTACCGCGACGCACTCCGAGAGTACATGGACGAACTCGAGGAGACCGACCGCTACCAGGAGTGGTACGAGGCGACGATAGATCCGACGCTGACGATCTCGCGCAACGTCGGTAACTGGTACACGGGCTCCGTTCACGTCGCTCGCATCAGCGCACTCAAACACGCCTTCGAGGAAGGGCGTGAGATGACCGGCGAGCGGCTACTCGTCGGCTCCTACGGCAGCGGTGCTCAGGCCGAGATTCACGCCGAGACCGTCTGCGACGGCTGGGAAGAAGAGATCGAGGCCCTGAACGTCGACGAGCAACTCGAGGACCGCTACGACCTCGAGTGGGCGGACTACGAGGAGATTCACGACGCCCACAACCACGACGTCGACTCCGACGTCGAGGAGTTGACGACTCCGGACGGCGAGTTCGTCTTCGACGGCTGGGGGCGGATGGGCGAACGGAAGTACCGCTACGTAGAGTAA
- a CDS encoding methyl-accepting chemotaxis protein has translation MTQSVDERERTEGEQTGEVETVEVPRSDIDVIFEHVQTIAGGEFDADLDTDRVESEELSQVAETITYMQIAFQQVVDHYEKQQEETAEKQELLDQQRELTEQVERSVETLTDTTEDVTEQVVDIEALADEQTEKMQEVSSEVSDLSASIEEMASTAEDVAQRSNEADELAGDGKRSAEEAIDAIETVDTAATSAVDEMETLQGHVDEIDDAVTVIDDIAEQTNLLALNASIEAARAGESGEGFAVVADEVKSLATESQQRADEIESITADVQAAADRTVTELSDTVDAIDEGQRQIEKARQNLEEIDTAVEYAADSVSEMARVTDDQASSAQEVAAAVDDVTEFAADTRERIKHVERANQNLLELVDDIDEMLSSFESR, from the coding sequence ATGACACAATCTGTCGACGAGCGAGAACGGACCGAGGGGGAACAGACCGGTGAAGTCGAGACGGTCGAGGTACCGCGATCAGATATCGACGTCATCTTCGAGCACGTCCAGACGATCGCAGGCGGCGAGTTCGACGCGGATTTGGACACCGACCGCGTCGAGAGCGAGGAGCTGTCACAGGTCGCCGAGACGATCACGTACATGCAGATTGCGTTCCAGCAGGTCGTCGACCACTACGAGAAACAACAGGAAGAGACGGCCGAGAAACAGGAACTGCTCGATCAGCAGCGCGAACTCACCGAACAGGTGGAGCGATCGGTCGAGACGCTGACCGACACGACCGAAGATGTCACCGAGCAGGTGGTGGACATCGAGGCACTCGCGGACGAGCAGACGGAGAAAATGCAGGAGGTCTCGAGTGAGGTGTCGGACCTCAGTGCGAGTATCGAAGAGATGGCTTCGACGGCGGAAGACGTTGCCCAGCGCAGCAACGAAGCCGACGAACTCGCTGGCGACGGGAAACGCTCCGCTGAAGAAGCGATCGACGCGATCGAGACCGTCGACACCGCCGCGACGAGCGCGGTCGACGAGATGGAGACGCTGCAGGGGCACGTCGACGAGATCGACGACGCCGTAACCGTAATCGACGACATCGCCGAGCAGACGAACCTGCTGGCGTTGAACGCGTCGATCGAGGCGGCCAGGGCCGGCGAATCCGGCGAAGGCTTCGCCGTCGTCGCCGACGAGGTAAAGTCACTGGCAACCGAGTCACAGCAGCGCGCCGACGAGATCGAGTCGATCACGGCGGACGTCCAGGCCGCCGCCGACCGAACCGTCACGGAGCTGTCCGACACCGTCGACGCGATCGACGAAGGACAGAGACAGATCGAGAAAGCCCGCCAGAACCTCGAGGAGATCGACACCGCCGTCGAATACGCTGCCGATAGCGTAAGCGAGATGGCCCGCGTCACGGACGACCAGGCCTCGAGCGCTCAGGAGGTCGCTGCAGCAGTCGACGACGTCACCGAGTTCGCCGCCGACACCCGTGAACGGATCAAGCACGTCGAACGTGCAAACCAGAACCTCCTCGAGCTAGTCGACGACATCGACGAGATGCTCTCCTCGTTCGAGAGCCGGTAG
- a CDS encoding hydrogenase maturation protease, translating to MTTATLVLGLGNPTRGDDRVGLEVVAEVETALADLDVPSVDVRRTILSDVRLLDLIAGYDRVVVVDAVPVEPRAAGSWWHVDADEVAALEQSSAFAHGLSFGRLVSMARAEPDSPASVEAVLVGIERESTGRDTLSETLSPEIRSVVEPARDAVLSTLEGVADHPRLETEGERSGIARNHSGSERTNKSWRDSP from the coding sequence GTGACGACAGCCACGCTCGTTCTCGGGCTGGGAAACCCGACCCGCGGCGACGACCGCGTCGGACTCGAGGTCGTAGCCGAAGTAGAGACTGCACTCGCCGATCTGGACGTCCCGTCGGTAGACGTGCGGCGGACGATTCTCTCGGACGTCAGGCTCCTTGATCTGATCGCCGGATACGACCGTGTCGTCGTGGTCGACGCCGTCCCGGTCGAGCCACGCGCTGCCGGCTCGTGGTGGCACGTCGACGCCGACGAGGTCGCCGCCCTCGAGCAGTCGTCGGCGTTTGCTCACGGGCTCTCGTTCGGTCGGCTCGTCTCGATGGCTCGGGCCGAACCCGACTCGCCGGCGTCCGTCGAAGCGGTTCTCGTCGGGATCGAACGCGAGTCGACCGGCCGAGATACCCTTTCGGAGACACTCTCGCCGGAGATACGGTCCGTCGTCGAGCCGGCTCGTGACGCGGTCCTGTCGACGCTCGAGGGAGTTGCCGACCACCCCCGGCTCGAGACGGAGGGGGAGCGATCAGGAATCGCCAGGAATCACTCAGGAAGTGAACGAACGAACAAATCTTGGAGGGACTCACCATGA
- a CDS encoding sulfurtransferase TusA family protein: protein MTTHEMDLRGLDCPQPTLEIGVKASELDDGEVIVAEADCSTFPDDVRDWCEKTDSTLISLVEPEPGVYEAEIQL, encoded by the coding sequence ATGACAACTCACGAAATGGATCTGCGAGGACTCGACTGCCCACAGCCGACGTTAGAAATCGGCGTGAAAGCGTCAGAGCTCGACGACGGGGAAGTGATCGTCGCCGAAGCCGATTGCTCGACGTTTCCGGACGACGTGCGAGACTGGTGTGAGAAGACCGACTCGACGCTGATCTCGCTCGTCGAGCCCGAACCGGGCGTCTACGAGGCAGAGATTCAGCTCTGA
- a CDS encoding sulfite exporter TauE/SafE family protein encodes MDPLTFLGIDVALFFIIGLLAGAHCIGMCGPLVTVYSSKMGDDTGAAGDGGRTSHLTTYEVRQHALFNLGRMASYTLLGAAFGALGSVLFVTTAELTSIVDVARGGVGLVIGSFVIATGIYYLLGRTTGGIHLPGLQRLTGWLTARVDRLANGPGIVGLGAVHGLLPCPVLYPAFLYAFAVGSPTGGALALAALGAGTIPAVFAYGTVLETVDVAHRRRVHRLLGVAFVVLGYVLFAHGLMALGYPLPHPELPFYDGIDAPGAGHDHH; translated from the coding sequence ATGGACCCACTCACTTTCCTCGGTATCGACGTGGCGCTGTTTTTCATCATCGGCTTGCTCGCCGGTGCCCACTGCATCGGGATGTGTGGGCCGCTGGTGACAGTGTACTCCAGCAAGATGGGCGACGATACCGGGGCGGCTGGCGATGGGGGGCGAACGAGCCACCTGACGACCTACGAGGTCCGCCAGCACGCACTGTTCAACCTCGGTCGGATGGCCAGCTACACGCTCCTCGGGGCGGCCTTTGGCGCGCTGGGGAGTGTCCTGTTCGTGACGACCGCAGAGTTGACGTCGATCGTCGACGTCGCCCGCGGCGGCGTCGGCCTCGTCATCGGGAGTTTCGTCATTGCAACCGGCATCTACTACCTGCTCGGGCGGACGACCGGCGGCATCCATCTGCCGGGCCTCCAGCGACTCACCGGCTGGCTCACCGCTCGCGTCGACCGCCTGGCGAACGGCCCCGGAATCGTCGGGCTGGGTGCAGTCCACGGATTACTCCCTTGTCCCGTCCTCTATCCGGCCTTTCTCTACGCGTTCGCGGTCGGTTCGCCAACCGGTGGCGCGCTCGCACTGGCCGCACTGGGTGCCGGGACGATCCCCGCCGTCTTCGCTTACGGCACCGTCCTCGAGACCGTCGACGTCGCCCACCGGCGACGCGTGCACCGGCTGCTCGGGGTCGCGTTCGTCGTGCTTGGCTACGTCTTGTTCGCACACGGATTGATGGCGCTTGGCTATCCCCTCCCGCATCCGGAACTGCCGTTCTACGACGGCATCGACGCGCCAGGGGCTGGACACGACCACCACTAA
- a CDS encoding NADH-quinone oxidoreductase subunit B family protein: protein MATELDRSDRGLAEYVDERLAQLDDPPAAPLTLGIYWTGSCGGCDANVADLGEALLALSSHVDVAIWPLATDFKPADVERLETDEIDICLFNGAIRLDDHEEMAHLLRDRSRTLVAYGACAHLGGIPGLAEFSSPDDLVRTKYEDVPTVTGGESPRGETDVESGRLELPTLRDGVDRLEDVVDVEYTVPGCPPSRRFTADLLLSALEEDLPEPGTVLAGDGHVCRECPREVDERHLESLERVHEVEPADGECLLNEGLVCLGPLTAAGCNARCLEANVPCRGCFGPAESTCDVGAQLASSLGPLVEPDGDDEVAAIVDEVEDWAGLTHYFTLADSPLGQVQDPAVDDDRGDRDE from the coding sequence ATGGCGACTGAACTCGACCGCTCGGACCGCGGACTCGCCGAGTACGTCGACGAACGCCTGGCACAACTGGACGACCCGCCCGCTGCCCCGCTTACTCTCGGTATCTACTGGACCGGTAGCTGTGGCGGCTGTGACGCCAACGTCGCCGACCTCGGGGAGGCGCTGCTGGCGCTTTCTTCCCACGTCGACGTCGCGATCTGGCCCCTCGCGACCGATTTCAAGCCTGCGGACGTCGAGCGCCTCGAGACCGACGAGATCGACATTTGTCTGTTCAACGGGGCGATCCGCCTGGACGACCACGAGGAGATGGCACACCTCCTCCGGGACCGGTCTCGCACGCTGGTCGCGTACGGCGCTTGCGCCCACCTGGGCGGGATACCTGGGCTCGCCGAGTTCTCGTCACCGGACGACCTCGTGCGAACGAAGTACGAAGACGTGCCGACGGTGACTGGTGGTGAGTCGCCACGAGGAGAGACGGACGTCGAGAGCGGCCGACTCGAGCTCCCGACGCTTCGGGACGGCGTCGACCGACTCGAGGACGTCGTCGACGTCGAGTACACGGTCCCGGGGTGTCCGCCGTCGCGGCGGTTCACGGCGGACTTGCTGCTCTCCGCCCTCGAGGAGGACCTCCCCGAACCTGGAACCGTTCTCGCGGGGGACGGCCACGTCTGTCGGGAGTGCCCCCGCGAGGTCGACGAGCGCCACCTCGAGTCGCTCGAGCGAGTCCACGAGGTCGAACCGGCCGACGGCGAGTGTCTCCTGAACGAAGGGCTCGTCTGTCTCGGACCGCTGACCGCGGCAGGCTGTAACGCGCGGTGTCTGGAAGCGAACGTCCCGTGTCGGGGCTGTTTCGGTCCGGCCGAATCGACGTGTGACGTCGGTGCGCAGCTTGCCTCTAGCCTGGGGCCGCTGGTCGAACCGGACGGCGACGACGAGGTCGCGGCGATCGTCGACGAGGTCGAGGACTGGGCCGGTCTGACCCATTACTTCACGCTCGCGGACTCGCCGCTCGGGCAGGTGCAAGATCCTGCCGTCGACGACGACAGAGGTGATCGAGATGAGTGA
- a CDS encoding Ni/Fe hydrogenase subunit alpha has protein sequence MSDENPETEASDDGTDTETITIEQATRLEGHAKIDIHLDDDGAVDRAYFQATELRGFEEFVQGRQLEEIPRIAPRICGVCPWPHHLASTKAVEDAWDVRPTETAVAVRRLLYSVANFADHLVHFYYLAAPDFVMGPDAAPDVRNVLELAEMLDEDLVTRVARTRREAHELLESVAGRAIHPVFGVPGGVSNGIDEGQRDEIAESLAGFVDLAEQSLELFEDLVLGDDSYRDLVTGEDVYYLRTNYVSLVDDDGVVDFYGDDVRVIAPEGTVRDTRPADEFDRLFGERAEPWSYPTLPYLRSEGWSGLDAANDDSLYQVGPLARINVSDGFSTPRAHSWYETFFDVLPQPCHHTLAAHWARLIEMLYLAERAEELIQTPAVVGDDRRRIPADDGAGSGVGAVEAARGTLFHSYTSTADGTAETVNCLVPTNHNIPSINRSIERAATALVDGSNPDEGTLNRVEMAFRAYDPCLACATHSVVGETPLAVRIYDADGNRREEYS, from the coding sequence ATGAGTGACGAAAACCCAGAGACAGAAGCCAGCGACGACGGGACCGACACGGAGACGATCACCATCGAGCAGGCGACGCGACTCGAGGGCCACGCGAAGATCGACATTCATCTCGACGACGACGGCGCGGTCGACCGGGCGTACTTCCAGGCCACGGAGCTACGGGGTTTCGAAGAGTTCGTCCAGGGTCGACAGCTCGAGGAGATTCCGCGTATCGCACCACGGATCTGTGGGGTCTGTCCCTGGCCACACCACCTCGCGTCCACGAAGGCGGTCGAGGACGCCTGGGATGTCCGTCCGACCGAGACGGCCGTCGCCGTCAGGCGGCTCCTCTATTCGGTGGCGAACTTCGCCGACCACCTCGTTCACTTTTACTACCTCGCTGCACCGGACTTCGTGATGGGGCCGGACGCAGCCCCGGACGTGCGCAACGTCCTTGAGTTGGCCGAGATGCTCGACGAGGACCTGGTTACCCGGGTCGCCCGGACGCGCCGGGAGGCCCACGAGTTACTCGAGTCGGTCGCCGGCCGAGCGATCCATCCCGTCTTCGGCGTTCCAGGGGGCGTCTCGAACGGGATCGACGAAGGCCAGCGAGACGAAATCGCCGAGTCGCTCGCGGGGTTCGTCGACCTCGCAGAGCAGTCGCTCGAACTGTTCGAGGACCTCGTTCTGGGAGACGACTCCTACCGGGACCTCGTCACGGGTGAGGATGTCTACTACCTCCGGACGAACTACGTGAGTCTCGTCGACGACGATGGCGTCGTCGACTTCTACGGCGACGACGTTCGCGTGATCGCTCCGGAAGGGACGGTTCGAGACACGAGACCAGCCGACGAATTCGATCGACTCTTCGGTGAACGGGCAGAGCCGTGGTCGTACCCGACGCTGCCGTATCTTCGGTCGGAGGGGTGGTCGGGTCTCGACGCCGCAAACGACGACAGTCTCTATCAGGTCGGCCCGCTTGCTCGGATCAACGTCTCCGACGGGTTCTCGACGCCACGGGCACACTCCTGGTACGAGACGTTCTTCGACGTGCTGCCCCAGCCGTGTCACCACACGCTCGCTGCACACTGGGCACGCCTGATCGAGATGCTGTACCTGGCCGAGCGCGCGGAGGAACTGATCCAGACGCCCGCGGTGGTCGGCGACGACCGCCGACGAATCCCAGCAGACGACGGCGCGGGATCGGGCGTCGGAGCCGTCGAGGCTGCTCGTGGCACGTTGTTCCACTCGTATACGTCTACGGCGGACGGCACGGCCGAAACTGTCAACTGCCTCGTGCCAACAAATCACAACATCCCGTCGATCAACCGCTCTATCGAACGCGCAGCTACAGCGCTCGTCGACGGATCGAACCCCGACGAAGGCACCCTGAATCGCGTCGAGATGGCGTTCCGGGCGTACGATCCGTGTCTGGCCTGTGCGACCCACTCGGTCGTCGGCGAAACGCCACTCGCAGTACGGATTTACGACGCCGACGGGAACCGAAGGGAGGAGTATTCGTGA
- a CDS encoding CoB--CoM heterodisulfide reductase iron-sulfur subunit A family protein yields MISDLEVAVYLCESRGHVSDELELDAVVETISEHPNVTDVRTHELLCGPDGHDLLRSEIRENEPDRIVVGGGSLKDKRPGFETVLESAGMNPFLLQMVDLREQCSWVTDDPEATTEKACRLLRGGVERALHLEPLARETVAYDTGVLVYGESIAAIDAALQLAVADRQVYLVTEADSPGGLLVQKEFLYPKDQCAPCRAAPKLKELDQSDDVELIAPGQVTSVRGVAGNFEITIESEPRYVDSEACIPCDRCVDACPVSVPDEFEFELTDRAAIYEPFSGSIPGGYVIDEENCVRFDESPTDCTECADACPMDAVQYEETGTTREVTVGSAIVAPEAQPYDADRVHPTARDGQTDVYSNLEFERFFTESGPTNGAVELRDGTEPDSVAIVHCAGSRCEDHLSYCSGTCCLDALKLSRALLEAVPDCDVYQVFDDLVVPGREGEAYAQETFEMGATPVRWDLDHGDWIDLTVTDDGVTVAGTNRDGNPAELEVDAVVLAVGLEPGVVVDDLAETFDLERDERGFLTAEQPITSTAVARDGIYVAGPSAGPDGEHATLTQGISAVGEVLSRAVPGRDVELEPRRAVIDDELCTGCRICLETCPFDAIDRDDERGVAQLRDEVCQGCGACVSACPADAIDQRGFTTAQLEAEIDGVIEG; encoded by the coding sequence ATGATATCCGATCTCGAGGTAGCCGTCTACCTCTGTGAAAGTCGTGGCCACGTGAGCGACGAACTCGAGTTGGACGCCGTCGTCGAAACGATTTCCGAACACCCGAACGTCACCGACGTCCGGACGCACGAACTGTTGTGTGGTCCGGACGGGCACGACCTGCTCCGGTCGGAGATCCGCGAGAACGAACCGGACAGGATCGTTGTCGGGGGCGGCTCCCTGAAGGACAAACGACCCGGCTTCGAAACGGTCCTCGAGTCGGCGGGGATGAACCCGTTTCTCTTGCAGATGGTCGACCTGCGCGAGCAGTGCAGTTGGGTCACGGACGACCCCGAAGCCACCACCGAAAAAGCCTGCAGGCTGCTTCGCGGTGGCGTCGAACGGGCGTTACACCTCGAGCCACTCGCTCGGGAGACTGTCGCCTACGATACCGGCGTGCTGGTCTATGGGGAGTCGATTGCCGCAATCGACGCCGCGTTGCAACTCGCGGTCGCCGATCGACAGGTGTACCTCGTCACCGAAGCGGATAGTCCTGGGGGGTTACTCGTCCAGAAGGAGTTTCTCTACCCGAAAGATCAGTGTGCACCGTGCCGGGCAGCACCGAAACTCAAGGAGCTCGACCAGAGCGACGACGTCGAACTGATCGCGCCGGGCCAGGTGACGTCGGTGCGTGGCGTCGCCGGGAATTTCGAGATCACTATCGAATCGGAGCCACGGTACGTCGACTCCGAGGCGTGTATCCCGTGTGACAGGTGCGTCGACGCCTGTCCCGTCTCCGTCCCCGACGAATTCGAGTTCGAACTCACAGACCGAGCGGCGATCTACGAGCCGTTCTCCGGCTCGATCCCGGGCGGCTACGTCATCGACGAGGAGAACTGCGTCAGGTTCGACGAGTCGCCGACCGACTGCACGGAGTGTGCCGACGCCTGTCCGATGGACGCAGTCCAGTACGAGGAGACGGGAACGACCCGCGAAGTGACCGTCGGTAGCGCGATCGTGGCACCCGAAGCCCAGCCCTACGATGCCGACCGCGTCCACCCAACGGCCAGGGACGGCCAGACGGATGTCTACTCGAACCTCGAGTTCGAACGGTTCTTCACCGAATCCGGGCCGACGAACGGAGCCGTCGAACTCCGCGACGGCACGGAACCGGACTCGGTGGCGATCGTTCACTGTGCCGGTTCCCGGTGTGAAGACCATCTGTCGTACTGTTCGGGAACCTGCTGTCTCGACGCGCTCAAGCTCTCGCGGGCACTCCTCGAGGCGGTGCCCGACTGCGACGTCTATCAGGTGTTCGACGACCTCGTCGTCCCGGGACGAGAGGGGGAGGCGTACGCCCAGGAGACGTTCGAGATGGGAGCGACGCCAGTCCGCTGGGATCTCGACCACGGTGACTGGATCGATCTGACGGTGACCGACGACGGAGTCACGGTCGCCGGGACGAACCGGGACGGAAATCCGGCCGAACTCGAGGTCGACGCGGTCGTCCTCGCGGTCGGTCTCGAGCCGGGGGTGGTCGTCGACGACCTCGCGGAGACGTTCGACCTCGAGCGCGACGAGCGGGGCTTTCTCACGGCCGAGCAGCCGATCACCTCGACGGCGGTCGCACGCGACGGCATCTACGTTGCCGGGCCGTCGGCTGGACCGGACGGCGAACACGCGACACTCACCCAAGGGATCAGCGCCGTCGGCGAGGTACTCTCGAGGGCAGTGCCGGGCCGTGACGTAGAACTCGAGCCTCGGCGTGCGGTCATCGACGACGAACTGTGTACTGGCTGTCGGATCTGTCTCGAGACGTGTCCGTTCGACGCGATCGATCGGGACGACGAACGCGGGGTCGCACAGCTCCGCGACGAGGTGTGTCAGGGCTGTGGAGCCTGTGTTAGTGCTTGTCCGGCAGACGCGATCGACCAGCGCGGCTTCACGACGGCACAACTCGAGGCCGAAATCGACGGAGTGATCGAAGGATGA
- a CDS encoding hydrogenase iron-sulfur subunit codes for MTDVLEDPDRETLESVIESEATDPATEEWTPLVVAFLCNWCSYEGAQTAGGARKTVPANVFPVRVMCSGRVDYDLVAKTLTDGADGILVLGCHEGDCHYKTGNYLTRKRHALFTAVLQGLGVHEDRVRLDWVSADEGERYATVTREMAARVRELGPLADGNSGPTTEVTADGD; via the coding sequence ATGACGGACGTACTCGAAGACCCCGACCGCGAGACGCTCGAATCGGTGATCGAAAGCGAGGCGACCGATCCGGCGACCGAGGAGTGGACGCCGCTGGTGGTCGCGTTCCTGTGTAACTGGTGTTCGTACGAGGGAGCGCAAACAGCCGGCGGTGCCCGCAAGACCGTCCCGGCCAACGTCTTTCCCGTGCGCGTGATGTGTTCGGGCCGCGTCGACTACGATCTCGTCGCGAAGACGCTGACGGACGGAGCCGACGGCATCCTCGTGCTTGGCTGTCACGAGGGCGACTGCCACTACAAGACCGGGAACTACCTCACCCGGAAGCGACACGCACTCTTCACTGCCGTCTTACAGGGGCTCGGCGTCCACGAGGACAGGGTCCGACTGGACTGGGTCTCTGCGGACGAGGGAGAGCGGTACGCGACGGTCACCCGGGAGATGGCAGCGAGAGTCCGAGAGCTCGGTCCGCTCGCCGACGGGAATTCCGGACCCACGACGGAGGTGACTGCCGATGGCGACTGA